Proteins co-encoded in one Ooceraea biroi isolate clonal line C1 chromosome 9, Obir_v5.4, whole genome shotgun sequence genomic window:
- the LOC105276112 gene encoding insulin-like growth factor-binding protein complex acid labile subunit, with the protein MLLFVVCLLPLVASLPLDGVADKYILDIDNGTLKNVRFAGDSVGELNLSNAGIRELDKNAFDNVLSVESLVLSDNSLTSLPDFAFSNLTGLKSLSLANNQISRVRNLFIGLENLERFNISGNPIHHFFRGDLFGLTKSTRIFTDANILWSISTGAFANSLLKNAEQVTQHAAPYENQEVAKKKQEKNEETVMNDGNEERTRETVDTTQKTHAKLCMSNGIVTSLANLQENEELVDGCVQVNIRQSTKTVDLHQREIRGFQSGWYQLTLSDVASLDLSNNEIAEISEEILNDLPENVKLVILTENKIRRIPSQVIRKVHPFELILNNNPIEVIEENAFADTKLTELYLNSSQLDNLDFIASLPDTLTVLVVTKTRVSTIPNGAFAKFDKLLYLELTNNHIEVLQNGVFRGLKSLDTLTLTENGLTTIEPAAFDDLPALRVLNLQNNSIHDLRNVTFAGLTALQELVLSHNKIARPTFTDLPDSLDNLNLMYNEIEVLERGDFVRAPTSTLFLENNKISRISRGAFDLPTLKRLHLVNNSLTTIDGDSYEGLGQLRNLWLSANQISEITKGACKNLGSLYVLDISRNPFEKLENGALHGLNTDFGSSLYVYENNLKEIQGGVFDDV; encoded by the coding sequence ATGCTGCTCTTCGTCGTGTGCCTCCTGCCTCTAGTGGCGAGTCTGCCGCTCGATGGAGTCGCGGACAAATACATTCTGGACATCGACAACGGCACCTTGAAGAATGTCAGATTCGCCGGTGATTCCGTTGGGGAACTGAATCTATCGAATGCGGGCATCCGTGAGCTGGACAAGAACGCCTTCGACAACGTGCTCAGCGTGGAGTCGCTCGTGCTGTCCGACAACTCGCTCACCTCGCTGCCGGACTTTGCATTCTCGAATCTGACGGGGCTGAAGAGCCTGTCACTCGCCAACAATCAGATATCGAGGGTGCGGAACCTGTTCATCGGTCTAGAGAATCTGGAGCGATTCAACATATCCGGCAATCCTATCCATCATTTCTTCAGAGGCGATCTGTTCGGTCTGACCAAGTCCACCCGGATCTTCACCGACGCGAATATCCTGTGGAGCATCAGCACGGGTGCGTTCGCCAATTCCTTGCTCAAGAATGCTGAACAGGTGACGCAACACGCGGCGCCATACGAGAATCAAGAGGTTGCCAAGAAGAAGcaagagaaaaatgaagagaCAGTCATGAACGACGGGAACGAAGAGAGGACTCGCGAAACTGTCGACACTACGCAGAAAACTCACGCGAAGCTCTGCATGTCCAACGGTATCGTGACGTCATTGGCGAACTTGCAGGAGAACGAGGAGCTCGTTGACGGATGCGTGCAAGTCAACATTCGGCAATCGACCAAAACGGTGGATCTGCACCAGCGTGAAATCCGAGGTTTTCAATCAGGCTGGTATCAGTTGACACTGTCAGATGTTGCGTCGCTGGATTTGTCGAACAACGAAATCGCCGAGATCTCGGAAGAGATATTAAACGATCTACCGGAGAATGTGAAGTTGGTGATACTCACGGAAAACAAGATCCGTAGGATCCCCAGCCAAGTGATCAGGAAGGTACATCCGTTTGAGCTCATACTCAACAACAATCCGATTGAGGTGATCGAGGAGAACGCGTTTGCCGACACGAAACTGACCGAGCTGTACCTCAATTCTAGTCAGCTGGACAATCTGGACTTCATCGCCAGCCTGCCGGACACTCTGACGGTGCTCGTCGTGACGAAAACCCGCGTAAGCACCATTCCCAACGGCGCGTTTGCCAAGTTCGACAAATTGCTCTATCTGGAGCTAACGAATAATCACATCGAGGTCTTGCAAAACGGCGTCTTCCGGGGCTTAAAATCGCTGGATACACTAACGTTGACGGAGAACGGTCTCACGACGATCGAGCCGGCCGCTTTCGATGATCTGCCGGCACTTCGTGTACTCAATCTACAAAACAATTCCATCCACGATCTGCGTAACGTCACCTTCGCCGGCTTGACGGCTCTGCAGGAGCTGGTGCTCTCCCATAACAAGATCGCACGACCTACGTTCACTGATCTGCCCGACAGCCTGGACAATCTGAATCTTATGTACAACGAGATCGAGGTCCTCGAGCGGGGCGATTTCGTCCGGGCACCCACGTCCACCTTGTTCCtggagaataataaaatctccCGCATATCACGCGGCGCATTCGACTTGCCCACCCTGAAACGTCTGCACTTGGTTAACAACAGTTTGACCACCATTGACGGCGACAGCTACGAAGGCTTGGGCCAGCTGAGGAATCTCTGGCTCTCGGCAAACCAGATATCCGAGATCACTAAGGGCGCCTGCAAGAATCTGGGTTCCCTTTACGTTCTGGACATATCCAGAAATCCGTTTGAGAAACTGGAGAACGGTGCCCTTCACGGTCTCAACACCGACTTCGGTAGTAGTCTGTACGTCTACGAGAATAATCTCAAGGAGATCCAAGGCGGCGTCTTCGACGATGTTTGA